The DNA segment TTCCATTTATTGAATTTCTGAACCCACAGAAGGCAATCCCACCTGTAGTCATCAAATGTCTGATATCAATTCTGAATAAGCAGCCAGTTCATCCAATGCCACACAACTTTAACCAGACTGATTCAGTCTCACCAATTAGCCATACCCAGGACCAGCTCTACAAAAAGGCCAAGCAGGCACCAGCCTAGGGGTGCCATCACTCATCCAAATGCCTGCCCCCAATCTCCCTATCTGTAACATATAAGTGCATATACAAGTATTCAATTATGATCGCACTCCCATCAATAAGGGGGAAAGGGGGAGCATACTCTCACTGTTTCCTAGGGGCGACATGTACCCTTCAGCCCGCCTTGGTCACACCTAAACAGCACTGGGATTATCATCATACATTTAGAGGGTACTATTCCTGGTTAACTAAGTAGAGCCATTACCATGAATCCGTCTTCTTCAGTCATTTCTGTCTTGCATCTCAATCTCTTTCCTGCCTTTCTATTTCAAATCAGCATTTGCTACATCCTTTCAGATTTTCTTAGGTTTGCATTTGGTCCGGCTTCCACTAACTTTCAAGGCCATGACTTTCTTGATCTACCTATCTTCATCTTTTCTTTGCACGTGTCCATACCAACATAAATTATTTTTCCTCACTTCTTGTACTACATCTTCCACATCAACCAGACTGTGAATTTGAGGATTCCTTCTGTGCTCTCTCAGTGGCACACAAGCCATCTGCCATGGTATCCTCATATTCATTCGCTGTATAGCCGTGACTTCCTCACCTTTCATGCCCTATGTGTCAGAAGCATATAGCATGGTTGGCCGTCACACATACTTTGTACACTATACCTTTTAATTTTAGAGAAATTCCTTTAGTCTGAATTACTTCAGAGAATTCTCTTAAGTTCACCTATGCGCATTTTAATCTTGCAGCAAAAACATCCTTAAATCCCTCCGCTGCACTGCAAGGTAACAGAACGCATTACAAACTTTGGTGTCGTATCCATCAATAGTGAGCAACATTATTTTGTGAAATGTCTCTCAGATCATCTTTACAATGCTTGCATACTGATTCATCTGCTGCTTATCCCAAATTTTCCTTTGATTTCACTGTGCCTGGCATGCAACCAGCAACAACAACTATAAAACTGATTGAGTTTCTGTCCATACCTTTTTTGCAGACAATCCATGGAATCCTAATACTTTGAACCTGTCCACAGTGGCTTTGGTTGCTTTGGCCACTCATAAACGTCATCGTTTCTCTTTTCACTCCCATACTTTTGCTCCAAACCCATTTGATCCAGCAGCTCAGCTTCTTCTTTAGCTCATTCTCAATAGATGCCAACAGTATCAGGTCATCAGTGGTGGGATGCAGCAGGAAAActatacttaaataaaaaaacccATGGATGCAGTAATTTTGGAATTTTGAGGCTACAATGTTGACTTCTGTGCCCCTGTGCTATCCAACAcagtaatttgatttttttatataactttttGTGGCagttacattatttttgttgacTATCCATttctatgaaattaaattactgtataattactttatacattatatatatatatatatatatatatatatatatatatatatatacagatctaactatgcaacttttaatgcactgcaatgcaataattgcacagttagatctggaccaccctgtatatatatatatatatatatatatatatatattatatgtatatatataatcattgCTAAACTTTATTCTTAAATACTTTCAAGTGATCTTTTCTTCACTGTTTATTTGACTAATATTTACAATTTACTCAGTGCCCTTTTAGAAAAAAACAtcttgtaaatgcttttttttatatCATGGTTTCTAAAGCTGTAGATGATAGGATTCAGCATTGGTGGCACCACATTTACgataatttccatttcattacGTGCCTCATTAGACAGCCTTACTCCCATCCCTGGTAAGCCATATGTCACTGCGAGTGGTAAAAAAAACAGCCCCATTACTATTAGGTGGGTCAGGCAGGTGCTGTAGACTTTTTTTGTCTCATCGCCCGAGGAGATCTTCAGGGCAGCCCTAGCAATCTTAATGTACGTGATGATAATGACTACTATGGGGATTATGCTAACAAAAATGAATGTAGgggataatataaataaatatttggggTCTTCATTGCAAGAAAGTTGGACCAGTGTAACATAGTCACAAAAACAGTAAGGTAGGACATTATCACGACAAAATGAAAGTTCCGCACCATAACATACAAATGGGAGAAAGAGCACAACACTGGC comes from the Erpetoichthys calabaricus chromosome 4, fErpCal1.3, whole genome shotgun sequence genome and includes:
- the LOC127527365 gene encoding olfactory receptor 1361-like; amino-acid sequence: MMKNNTTTVSEFILDCAIDPQQKIQIAAILIIIYFVTLLGNSLVIFVIKCNRHLHTPMFLYIGTLAFIDLLNSTTVNPKIVANILGSSAILYGLCFFQMIFRSHLSATECFLFALMACDRYVAVLHPLRYPALITNKLVWICIFILNVASVVLFLPFVCYGAELSFCRDNVLPYCFCDYVTLVQLSCNEDPKYLFILSPTFIFVSIIPIVVIIITYIKIARAALKISSGDETKKVYSTCLTHLIVMGLFFLPLAVTYGLPGMGVRLSNEARNEMEIIVNVVPPMLNPIIYSFRNHDIKKSIYKMFFSKRALSKL